A part of Diachasmimorpha longicaudata isolate KC_UGA_2023 chromosome 11, iyDiaLong2, whole genome shotgun sequence genomic DNA contains:
- the LOC135167717 gene encoding 5'-3' exonuclease PLD3-like isoform X3, whose amino-acid sequence MDDHRNPLNLPSSSSTPFSKDNDKKIDDLSLAEDTCCLQTVSENARLDATSPPTEDDLELWDHSGFMLRSDFDDHLTHSKWGAQGWCRPSCIPISIILVLIVLVVLLPLLDHAEPKHLSNSRNDSEFMCMNSCKISLVESIPIGLVYDNNSVVHKSTYLTWMDLINSAESTIEIAAFYWTMNREDVYPDDSAKDGENIFDALVDAGKNRGISIKIAQNAPNQMNPNVDSEYLAKKAHAEVRSLNFAGLLGGGVLHTKLWLIDRTHVYVGSANMDWRSLTQVKELGLVAMNCSCLANDVAKIFEVYWQLGKEGKVPANWPDSLSTKINVNRTMNFTLDDNKYKSFISSSPPPLSPKGRTNDIDAILHCIDKAEKFIYISVMDYFPLTIYTTKVKYWPVIDDALRSAAIDRRITVRLLISWWKHSRASENAFLKSLMDLTNSYKNVKIEVRRFIVPTNADLDRIPFGRVNHNKYMVTDIAAYIGTSNWSGDYFINTAGIGMVFEDADHNNSYSIRQQLEEIFLRDWNSPYAHSMNASCFNLPEEQMKPKINHFMQFHNHHIRA is encoded by the exons ATGG ATGACCATCGGAACCCCCTCAACCTACCCTCATCATCTTCAACGCCCTTTTCCAAGGATAACGATAAAAAGATCGATGATCTCTCGCTCGCTGAG GATACATGCTGTTTACAGACAGTCTCTGAGAATGCTAGACTCGATGCAACTTCACCGCCGACGGAAGACGATTTGGAGCTGTGGGACCACTCCGGGTTCATGCTGAGGAGTGACTTTGACGACCACCTTACGCACTCAAA GTGGGGAGCGCAAGGCTGGTGTCGCCCCAGCTGCATACCCATCAGTATAATTCTCGTCCTTATAGTCCTCGTGGTGCTCTTGCCCCTCCTAGATCACGCCGAGCCCAAGCACCTCAGCAATTCCAGAAATGACTCCGAATTCATGTGCATGAACAGCTGTAAAATATCGCTTGTCGAGTCAATACCCATTGGCCTCGTATACGATAACAATTCAGTTGTTCATAAGAGTACTTACCTCACGTGGATGGATCTTATAAACTCGGCCGAGAGCACCATCGAAATTGCTGCCTTTTATTGGACCATGAATAGGGAGGATGTCTATCCTGATGATAGTGCTAAAGAC GGAGAAAACATATTCGATGCTCTCGTGGATGCCGGCAAGAACCGAGGGATCTCCATAAAAATAGCACAAAATGCTCCCAACCAAATGAACCCCAACGTCGACAGCGAATATCTAGCGAAAAAAGCACACGCCGAG GTGAGGAGTTTGAATTTTGCTGGATTACTAGGAGGTGGTGTTCTTCACACGAAATTATGGCTGATCGACCGTACCCACGTTTACGTTGGCTCTGCCAACATGGACTGGAGATCTCTCACGCAAGTGAAAGAACTCGGTCTCGTCGCCATGAATTGCTCGTGTCTCGCTAACGACGTTGCGAAGATTTTCGAG GTTTATTGGCAGCTCGGAAAGGAGGGGAAAGTGCCCGCCAACTGGCCTGATTCACTCAGTACAAAAATCAATGTCAATAGAACAATGAATTTTACACTAgatgataataaatataagAGTTTCATCTCT AGCTCACCCCCTCCATTATCCCCGAAAGGGCGCACAAACGATATCGACGCGATTCTTCACTGCATCGATAAAGCCGAAAAATTCATCTACATATCGGTAATGGATTACTTTCCCTTGACCATCTACACAACGAAGGTAAAGTACTGGCCAGTGATAGACGACGCGCTACGCTCAGCCGCCATAGACAGACGAATCACAGTAAGGCTGTTGATATCCTGGTGGAAGCACTCGCGTGCCTCCGAGAACGCATTCCTCAAATCGTTGATGGATCTCACGAATTCCtacaaaaatgtgaaaatcgaAGTg AGAAGATTTATCGTCCCGACGAACGCAGATCTGGATAGAATTCCATTTGGACGAGTGAATCACAATAAATATATGGTGACAGATATTGCCGCGTATATTGGCACCAGCAATTGGTCTGGTGATTATTTCATCAATACTGCCG gGATTGGAATGGTGTTCGAGGATGCTGACCACAACAACAGCTACAGTATTCGTCAGCAGCTGGAGGAAATTTTTCTCCGGGACTGGAACTCCCCGTACGCTCATTCCATGAACGCGTCGTGCTTCAATCTCCCGGAAGAGCAGATGAAGCCCAAGATCAATCATTTCATGCAGTTCCACAACCACCACATCAGGGCGTAG
- the LOC135167717 gene encoding 5'-3' exonuclease PLD3-like isoform X4, producing the protein MVVTRLLNIGDFKGDTGEKNGGLSAKKDTCCLQTVSENARLDATSPPTEDDLELWDHSGFMLRSDFDDHLTHSKWGAQGWCRPSCIPISIILVLIVLVVLLPLLDHAEPKHLSNSRNDSEFMCMNSCKISLVESIPIGLVYDNNSVVHKSTYLTWMDLINSAESTIEIAAFYWTMNREDVYPDDSAKDGENIFDALVDAGKNRGISIKIAQNAPNQMNPNVDSEYLAKKAHAEVRSLNFAGLLGGGVLHTKLWLIDRTHVYVGSANMDWRSLTQVKELGLVAMNCSCLANDVAKIFEVYWQLGKEGKVPANWPDSLSTKINVNRTMNFTLDDNKYKSFISSSPPPLSPKGRTNDIDAILHCIDKAEKFIYISVMDYFPLTIYTTKVKYWPVIDDALRSAAIDRRITVRLLISWWKHSRASENAFLKSLMDLTNSYKNVKIEVRRFIVPTNADLDRIPFGRVNHNKYMVTDIAAYIGTSNWSGDYFINTAGIGMVFEDADHNNSYSIRQQLEEIFLRDWNSPYAHSMNASCFNLPEEQMKPKINHFMQFHNHHIRA; encoded by the exons ATGGTCGTGACGCGATTATTGAATATCGGCGATTTCAAGGGAGATACGGGAGAGAAAAATGGGGGTTTATCAGCGAAAAAG GATACATGCTGTTTACAGACAGTCTCTGAGAATGCTAGACTCGATGCAACTTCACCGCCGACGGAAGACGATTTGGAGCTGTGGGACCACTCCGGGTTCATGCTGAGGAGTGACTTTGACGACCACCTTACGCACTCAAA GTGGGGAGCGCAAGGCTGGTGTCGCCCCAGCTGCATACCCATCAGTATAATTCTCGTCCTTATAGTCCTCGTGGTGCTCTTGCCCCTCCTAGATCACGCCGAGCCCAAGCACCTCAGCAATTCCAGAAATGACTCCGAATTCATGTGCATGAACAGCTGTAAAATATCGCTTGTCGAGTCAATACCCATTGGCCTCGTATACGATAACAATTCAGTTGTTCATAAGAGTACTTACCTCACGTGGATGGATCTTATAAACTCGGCCGAGAGCACCATCGAAATTGCTGCCTTTTATTGGACCATGAATAGGGAGGATGTCTATCCTGATGATAGTGCTAAAGAC GGAGAAAACATATTCGATGCTCTCGTGGATGCCGGCAAGAACCGAGGGATCTCCATAAAAATAGCACAAAATGCTCCCAACCAAATGAACCCCAACGTCGACAGCGAATATCTAGCGAAAAAAGCACACGCCGAG GTGAGGAGTTTGAATTTTGCTGGATTACTAGGAGGTGGTGTTCTTCACACGAAATTATGGCTGATCGACCGTACCCACGTTTACGTTGGCTCTGCCAACATGGACTGGAGATCTCTCACGCAAGTGAAAGAACTCGGTCTCGTCGCCATGAATTGCTCGTGTCTCGCTAACGACGTTGCGAAGATTTTCGAG GTTTATTGGCAGCTCGGAAAGGAGGGGAAAGTGCCCGCCAACTGGCCTGATTCACTCAGTACAAAAATCAATGTCAATAGAACAATGAATTTTACACTAgatgataataaatataagAGTTTCATCTCT AGCTCACCCCCTCCATTATCCCCGAAAGGGCGCACAAACGATATCGACGCGATTCTTCACTGCATCGATAAAGCCGAAAAATTCATCTACATATCGGTAATGGATTACTTTCCCTTGACCATCTACACAACGAAGGTAAAGTACTGGCCAGTGATAGACGACGCGCTACGCTCAGCCGCCATAGACAGACGAATCACAGTAAGGCTGTTGATATCCTGGTGGAAGCACTCGCGTGCCTCCGAGAACGCATTCCTCAAATCGTTGATGGATCTCACGAATTCCtacaaaaatgtgaaaatcgaAGTg AGAAGATTTATCGTCCCGACGAACGCAGATCTGGATAGAATTCCATTTGGACGAGTGAATCACAATAAATATATGGTGACAGATATTGCCGCGTATATTGGCACCAGCAATTGGTCTGGTGATTATTTCATCAATACTGCCG gGATTGGAATGGTGTTCGAGGATGCTGACCACAACAACAGCTACAGTATTCGTCAGCAGCTGGAGGAAATTTTTCTCCGGGACTGGAACTCCCCGTACGCTCATTCCATGAACGCGTCGTGCTTCAATCTCCCGGAAGAGCAGATGAAGCCCAAGATCAATCATTTCATGCAGTTCCACAACCACCACATCAGGGCGTAG
- the LOC135167717 gene encoding 5'-3' exonuclease PLD3-like isoform X6, with product MVVTRLLNIGDFKGDTGEKNGGLSAKKTVSENARLDATSPPTEDDLELWDHSGFMLRSDFDDHLTHSKWGAQGWCRPSCIPISIILVLIVLVVLLPLLDHAEPKHLSNSRNDSEFMCMNSCKISLVESIPIGLVYDNNSVVHKSTYLTWMDLINSAESTIEIAAFYWTMNREDVYPDDSAKDGENIFDALVDAGKNRGISIKIAQNAPNQMNPNVDSEYLAKKAHAEVRSLNFAGLLGGGVLHTKLWLIDRTHVYVGSANMDWRSLTQVKELGLVAMNCSCLANDVAKIFEVYWQLGKEGKVPANWPDSLSTKINVNRTMNFTLDDNKYKSFISSSPPPLSPKGRTNDIDAILHCIDKAEKFIYISVMDYFPLTIYTTKVKYWPVIDDALRSAAIDRRITVRLLISWWKHSRASENAFLKSLMDLTNSYKNVKIEVRRFIVPTNADLDRIPFGRVNHNKYMVTDIAAYIGTSNWSGDYFINTAGIGMVFEDADHNNSYSIRQQLEEIFLRDWNSPYAHSMNASCFNLPEEQMKPKINHFMQFHNHHIRA from the exons ATGGTCGTGACGCGATTATTGAATATCGGCGATTTCAAGGGAGATACGGGAGAGAAAAATGGGGGTTTATCAGCGAAAAAG ACAGTCTCTGAGAATGCTAGACTCGATGCAACTTCACCGCCGACGGAAGACGATTTGGAGCTGTGGGACCACTCCGGGTTCATGCTGAGGAGTGACTTTGACGACCACCTTACGCACTCAAA GTGGGGAGCGCAAGGCTGGTGTCGCCCCAGCTGCATACCCATCAGTATAATTCTCGTCCTTATAGTCCTCGTGGTGCTCTTGCCCCTCCTAGATCACGCCGAGCCCAAGCACCTCAGCAATTCCAGAAATGACTCCGAATTCATGTGCATGAACAGCTGTAAAATATCGCTTGTCGAGTCAATACCCATTGGCCTCGTATACGATAACAATTCAGTTGTTCATAAGAGTACTTACCTCACGTGGATGGATCTTATAAACTCGGCCGAGAGCACCATCGAAATTGCTGCCTTTTATTGGACCATGAATAGGGAGGATGTCTATCCTGATGATAGTGCTAAAGAC GGAGAAAACATATTCGATGCTCTCGTGGATGCCGGCAAGAACCGAGGGATCTCCATAAAAATAGCACAAAATGCTCCCAACCAAATGAACCCCAACGTCGACAGCGAATATCTAGCGAAAAAAGCACACGCCGAG GTGAGGAGTTTGAATTTTGCTGGATTACTAGGAGGTGGTGTTCTTCACACGAAATTATGGCTGATCGACCGTACCCACGTTTACGTTGGCTCTGCCAACATGGACTGGAGATCTCTCACGCAAGTGAAAGAACTCGGTCTCGTCGCCATGAATTGCTCGTGTCTCGCTAACGACGTTGCGAAGATTTTCGAG GTTTATTGGCAGCTCGGAAAGGAGGGGAAAGTGCCCGCCAACTGGCCTGATTCACTCAGTACAAAAATCAATGTCAATAGAACAATGAATTTTACACTAgatgataataaatataagAGTTTCATCTCT AGCTCACCCCCTCCATTATCCCCGAAAGGGCGCACAAACGATATCGACGCGATTCTTCACTGCATCGATAAAGCCGAAAAATTCATCTACATATCGGTAATGGATTACTTTCCCTTGACCATCTACACAACGAAGGTAAAGTACTGGCCAGTGATAGACGACGCGCTACGCTCAGCCGCCATAGACAGACGAATCACAGTAAGGCTGTTGATATCCTGGTGGAAGCACTCGCGTGCCTCCGAGAACGCATTCCTCAAATCGTTGATGGATCTCACGAATTCCtacaaaaatgtgaaaatcgaAGTg AGAAGATTTATCGTCCCGACGAACGCAGATCTGGATAGAATTCCATTTGGACGAGTGAATCACAATAAATATATGGTGACAGATATTGCCGCGTATATTGGCACCAGCAATTGGTCTGGTGATTATTTCATCAATACTGCCG gGATTGGAATGGTGTTCGAGGATGCTGACCACAACAACAGCTACAGTATTCGTCAGCAGCTGGAGGAAATTTTTCTCCGGGACTGGAACTCCCCGTACGCTCATTCCATGAACGCGTCGTGCTTCAATCTCCCGGAAGAGCAGATGAAGCCCAAGATCAATCATTTCATGCAGTTCCACAACCACCACATCAGGGCGTAG
- the LOC135167717 gene encoding 5'-3' exonuclease PLD3-like isoform X1 yields the protein MSFFGWGRGARETGGEHPGRNLQDGLFQIASQACHILVQVNNTHNVSYGGSNTVTNVAYSKYSSASGSGAASTSSVPSSSKSYPSTVNKDQDVVVLLPHRKSRTPRLKHKLSDTCCLQTVSENARLDATSPPTEDDLELWDHSGFMLRSDFDDHLTHSKWGAQGWCRPSCIPISIILVLIVLVVLLPLLDHAEPKHLSNSRNDSEFMCMNSCKISLVESIPIGLVYDNNSVVHKSTYLTWMDLINSAESTIEIAAFYWTMNREDVYPDDSAKDGENIFDALVDAGKNRGISIKIAQNAPNQMNPNVDSEYLAKKAHAEVRSLNFAGLLGGGVLHTKLWLIDRTHVYVGSANMDWRSLTQVKELGLVAMNCSCLANDVAKIFEVYWQLGKEGKVPANWPDSLSTKINVNRTMNFTLDDNKYKSFISSSPPPLSPKGRTNDIDAILHCIDKAEKFIYISVMDYFPLTIYTTKVKYWPVIDDALRSAAIDRRITVRLLISWWKHSRASENAFLKSLMDLTNSYKNVKIEVRRFIVPTNADLDRIPFGRVNHNKYMVTDIAAYIGTSNWSGDYFINTAGIGMVFEDADHNNSYSIRQQLEEIFLRDWNSPYAHSMNASCFNLPEEQMKPKINHFMQFHNHHIRA from the exons ATGTCTTTCTTCGGGTGGGGCAGGGGTGCGCGGGAGACCGGCGGCGAGCATCCAGGACGCAATTTGCAGGATGGCCTCTTTCAAATAGCGTCCCAGGCTTGTCACATACTCGTGCAG GTGAATAATACCCACAACGTGTCGTACGGTGGTAGCAACACAGTTACCAACGTCGCTTACTCAAAGTACTCATCAGCCTCGGGTAGTGGTGCAGCATCAACCTCTTCAGTTCCATCATCTTCAAAATCCTACCCAAGCACTGTGAACAAGGATCAGGACGTCGTAGTTCTTCTTCCCCACCGCAAGAGCCGGACCCCACGTCTTAAGCATAAACTATCG GATACATGCTGTTTACAGACAGTCTCTGAGAATGCTAGACTCGATGCAACTTCACCGCCGACGGAAGACGATTTGGAGCTGTGGGACCACTCCGGGTTCATGCTGAGGAGTGACTTTGACGACCACCTTACGCACTCAAA GTGGGGAGCGCAAGGCTGGTGTCGCCCCAGCTGCATACCCATCAGTATAATTCTCGTCCTTATAGTCCTCGTGGTGCTCTTGCCCCTCCTAGATCACGCCGAGCCCAAGCACCTCAGCAATTCCAGAAATGACTCCGAATTCATGTGCATGAACAGCTGTAAAATATCGCTTGTCGAGTCAATACCCATTGGCCTCGTATACGATAACAATTCAGTTGTTCATAAGAGTACTTACCTCACGTGGATGGATCTTATAAACTCGGCCGAGAGCACCATCGAAATTGCTGCCTTTTATTGGACCATGAATAGGGAGGATGTCTATCCTGATGATAGTGCTAAAGAC GGAGAAAACATATTCGATGCTCTCGTGGATGCCGGCAAGAACCGAGGGATCTCCATAAAAATAGCACAAAATGCTCCCAACCAAATGAACCCCAACGTCGACAGCGAATATCTAGCGAAAAAAGCACACGCCGAG GTGAGGAGTTTGAATTTTGCTGGATTACTAGGAGGTGGTGTTCTTCACACGAAATTATGGCTGATCGACCGTACCCACGTTTACGTTGGCTCTGCCAACATGGACTGGAGATCTCTCACGCAAGTGAAAGAACTCGGTCTCGTCGCCATGAATTGCTCGTGTCTCGCTAACGACGTTGCGAAGATTTTCGAG GTTTATTGGCAGCTCGGAAAGGAGGGGAAAGTGCCCGCCAACTGGCCTGATTCACTCAGTACAAAAATCAATGTCAATAGAACAATGAATTTTACACTAgatgataataaatataagAGTTTCATCTCT AGCTCACCCCCTCCATTATCCCCGAAAGGGCGCACAAACGATATCGACGCGATTCTTCACTGCATCGATAAAGCCGAAAAATTCATCTACATATCGGTAATGGATTACTTTCCCTTGACCATCTACACAACGAAGGTAAAGTACTGGCCAGTGATAGACGACGCGCTACGCTCAGCCGCCATAGACAGACGAATCACAGTAAGGCTGTTGATATCCTGGTGGAAGCACTCGCGTGCCTCCGAGAACGCATTCCTCAAATCGTTGATGGATCTCACGAATTCCtacaaaaatgtgaaaatcgaAGTg AGAAGATTTATCGTCCCGACGAACGCAGATCTGGATAGAATTCCATTTGGACGAGTGAATCACAATAAATATATGGTGACAGATATTGCCGCGTATATTGGCACCAGCAATTGGTCTGGTGATTATTTCATCAATACTGCCG gGATTGGAATGGTGTTCGAGGATGCTGACCACAACAACAGCTACAGTATTCGTCAGCAGCTGGAGGAAATTTTTCTCCGGGACTGGAACTCCCCGTACGCTCATTCCATGAACGCGTCGTGCTTCAATCTCCCGGAAGAGCAGATGAAGCCCAAGATCAATCATTTCATGCAGTTCCACAACCACCACATCAGGGCGTAG
- the LOC135167717 gene encoding 5'-3' exonuclease PLD3-like isoform X2, which yields MSFFGWGRGARETGGEHPGRNLQDGLFQIASQACHILVQVNNTHNVSYGGSNTVTNVAYSKYSSASGSGAASTSSVPSSSKSYPSTVNKDQDVVVLLPHRKSRTPRLKHKLSTVSENARLDATSPPTEDDLELWDHSGFMLRSDFDDHLTHSKWGAQGWCRPSCIPISIILVLIVLVVLLPLLDHAEPKHLSNSRNDSEFMCMNSCKISLVESIPIGLVYDNNSVVHKSTYLTWMDLINSAESTIEIAAFYWTMNREDVYPDDSAKDGENIFDALVDAGKNRGISIKIAQNAPNQMNPNVDSEYLAKKAHAEVRSLNFAGLLGGGVLHTKLWLIDRTHVYVGSANMDWRSLTQVKELGLVAMNCSCLANDVAKIFEVYWQLGKEGKVPANWPDSLSTKINVNRTMNFTLDDNKYKSFISSSPPPLSPKGRTNDIDAILHCIDKAEKFIYISVMDYFPLTIYTTKVKYWPVIDDALRSAAIDRRITVRLLISWWKHSRASENAFLKSLMDLTNSYKNVKIEVRRFIVPTNADLDRIPFGRVNHNKYMVTDIAAYIGTSNWSGDYFINTAGIGMVFEDADHNNSYSIRQQLEEIFLRDWNSPYAHSMNASCFNLPEEQMKPKINHFMQFHNHHIRA from the exons ATGTCTTTCTTCGGGTGGGGCAGGGGTGCGCGGGAGACCGGCGGCGAGCATCCAGGACGCAATTTGCAGGATGGCCTCTTTCAAATAGCGTCCCAGGCTTGTCACATACTCGTGCAG GTGAATAATACCCACAACGTGTCGTACGGTGGTAGCAACACAGTTACCAACGTCGCTTACTCAAAGTACTCATCAGCCTCGGGTAGTGGTGCAGCATCAACCTCTTCAGTTCCATCATCTTCAAAATCCTACCCAAGCACTGTGAACAAGGATCAGGACGTCGTAGTTCTTCTTCCCCACCGCAAGAGCCGGACCCCACGTCTTAAGCATAAACTATCG ACAGTCTCTGAGAATGCTAGACTCGATGCAACTTCACCGCCGACGGAAGACGATTTGGAGCTGTGGGACCACTCCGGGTTCATGCTGAGGAGTGACTTTGACGACCACCTTACGCACTCAAA GTGGGGAGCGCAAGGCTGGTGTCGCCCCAGCTGCATACCCATCAGTATAATTCTCGTCCTTATAGTCCTCGTGGTGCTCTTGCCCCTCCTAGATCACGCCGAGCCCAAGCACCTCAGCAATTCCAGAAATGACTCCGAATTCATGTGCATGAACAGCTGTAAAATATCGCTTGTCGAGTCAATACCCATTGGCCTCGTATACGATAACAATTCAGTTGTTCATAAGAGTACTTACCTCACGTGGATGGATCTTATAAACTCGGCCGAGAGCACCATCGAAATTGCTGCCTTTTATTGGACCATGAATAGGGAGGATGTCTATCCTGATGATAGTGCTAAAGAC GGAGAAAACATATTCGATGCTCTCGTGGATGCCGGCAAGAACCGAGGGATCTCCATAAAAATAGCACAAAATGCTCCCAACCAAATGAACCCCAACGTCGACAGCGAATATCTAGCGAAAAAAGCACACGCCGAG GTGAGGAGTTTGAATTTTGCTGGATTACTAGGAGGTGGTGTTCTTCACACGAAATTATGGCTGATCGACCGTACCCACGTTTACGTTGGCTCTGCCAACATGGACTGGAGATCTCTCACGCAAGTGAAAGAACTCGGTCTCGTCGCCATGAATTGCTCGTGTCTCGCTAACGACGTTGCGAAGATTTTCGAG GTTTATTGGCAGCTCGGAAAGGAGGGGAAAGTGCCCGCCAACTGGCCTGATTCACTCAGTACAAAAATCAATGTCAATAGAACAATGAATTTTACACTAgatgataataaatataagAGTTTCATCTCT AGCTCACCCCCTCCATTATCCCCGAAAGGGCGCACAAACGATATCGACGCGATTCTTCACTGCATCGATAAAGCCGAAAAATTCATCTACATATCGGTAATGGATTACTTTCCCTTGACCATCTACACAACGAAGGTAAAGTACTGGCCAGTGATAGACGACGCGCTACGCTCAGCCGCCATAGACAGACGAATCACAGTAAGGCTGTTGATATCCTGGTGGAAGCACTCGCGTGCCTCCGAGAACGCATTCCTCAAATCGTTGATGGATCTCACGAATTCCtacaaaaatgtgaaaatcgaAGTg AGAAGATTTATCGTCCCGACGAACGCAGATCTGGATAGAATTCCATTTGGACGAGTGAATCACAATAAATATATGGTGACAGATATTGCCGCGTATATTGGCACCAGCAATTGGTCTGGTGATTATTTCATCAATACTGCCG gGATTGGAATGGTGTTCGAGGATGCTGACCACAACAACAGCTACAGTATTCGTCAGCAGCTGGAGGAAATTTTTCTCCGGGACTGGAACTCCCCGTACGCTCATTCCATGAACGCGTCGTGCTTCAATCTCCCGGAAGAGCAGATGAAGCCCAAGATCAATCATTTCATGCAGTTCCACAACCACCACATCAGGGCGTAG
- the LOC135167717 gene encoding 5'-3' exonuclease PLD3-like isoform X5 → MDDHRNPLNLPSSSSTPFSKDNDKKIDDLSLAETVSENARLDATSPPTEDDLELWDHSGFMLRSDFDDHLTHSKWGAQGWCRPSCIPISIILVLIVLVVLLPLLDHAEPKHLSNSRNDSEFMCMNSCKISLVESIPIGLVYDNNSVVHKSTYLTWMDLINSAESTIEIAAFYWTMNREDVYPDDSAKDGENIFDALVDAGKNRGISIKIAQNAPNQMNPNVDSEYLAKKAHAEVRSLNFAGLLGGGVLHTKLWLIDRTHVYVGSANMDWRSLTQVKELGLVAMNCSCLANDVAKIFEVYWQLGKEGKVPANWPDSLSTKINVNRTMNFTLDDNKYKSFISSSPPPLSPKGRTNDIDAILHCIDKAEKFIYISVMDYFPLTIYTTKVKYWPVIDDALRSAAIDRRITVRLLISWWKHSRASENAFLKSLMDLTNSYKNVKIEVRRFIVPTNADLDRIPFGRVNHNKYMVTDIAAYIGTSNWSGDYFINTAGIGMVFEDADHNNSYSIRQQLEEIFLRDWNSPYAHSMNASCFNLPEEQMKPKINHFMQFHNHHIRA, encoded by the exons ATGG ATGACCATCGGAACCCCCTCAACCTACCCTCATCATCTTCAACGCCCTTTTCCAAGGATAACGATAAAAAGATCGATGATCTCTCGCTCGCTGAG ACAGTCTCTGAGAATGCTAGACTCGATGCAACTTCACCGCCGACGGAAGACGATTTGGAGCTGTGGGACCACTCCGGGTTCATGCTGAGGAGTGACTTTGACGACCACCTTACGCACTCAAA GTGGGGAGCGCAAGGCTGGTGTCGCCCCAGCTGCATACCCATCAGTATAATTCTCGTCCTTATAGTCCTCGTGGTGCTCTTGCCCCTCCTAGATCACGCCGAGCCCAAGCACCTCAGCAATTCCAGAAATGACTCCGAATTCATGTGCATGAACAGCTGTAAAATATCGCTTGTCGAGTCAATACCCATTGGCCTCGTATACGATAACAATTCAGTTGTTCATAAGAGTACTTACCTCACGTGGATGGATCTTATAAACTCGGCCGAGAGCACCATCGAAATTGCTGCCTTTTATTGGACCATGAATAGGGAGGATGTCTATCCTGATGATAGTGCTAAAGAC GGAGAAAACATATTCGATGCTCTCGTGGATGCCGGCAAGAACCGAGGGATCTCCATAAAAATAGCACAAAATGCTCCCAACCAAATGAACCCCAACGTCGACAGCGAATATCTAGCGAAAAAAGCACACGCCGAG GTGAGGAGTTTGAATTTTGCTGGATTACTAGGAGGTGGTGTTCTTCACACGAAATTATGGCTGATCGACCGTACCCACGTTTACGTTGGCTCTGCCAACATGGACTGGAGATCTCTCACGCAAGTGAAAGAACTCGGTCTCGTCGCCATGAATTGCTCGTGTCTCGCTAACGACGTTGCGAAGATTTTCGAG GTTTATTGGCAGCTCGGAAAGGAGGGGAAAGTGCCCGCCAACTGGCCTGATTCACTCAGTACAAAAATCAATGTCAATAGAACAATGAATTTTACACTAgatgataataaatataagAGTTTCATCTCT AGCTCACCCCCTCCATTATCCCCGAAAGGGCGCACAAACGATATCGACGCGATTCTTCACTGCATCGATAAAGCCGAAAAATTCATCTACATATCGGTAATGGATTACTTTCCCTTGACCATCTACACAACGAAGGTAAAGTACTGGCCAGTGATAGACGACGCGCTACGCTCAGCCGCCATAGACAGACGAATCACAGTAAGGCTGTTGATATCCTGGTGGAAGCACTCGCGTGCCTCCGAGAACGCATTCCTCAAATCGTTGATGGATCTCACGAATTCCtacaaaaatgtgaaaatcgaAGTg AGAAGATTTATCGTCCCGACGAACGCAGATCTGGATAGAATTCCATTTGGACGAGTGAATCACAATAAATATATGGTGACAGATATTGCCGCGTATATTGGCACCAGCAATTGGTCTGGTGATTATTTCATCAATACTGCCG gGATTGGAATGGTGTTCGAGGATGCTGACCACAACAACAGCTACAGTATTCGTCAGCAGCTGGAGGAAATTTTTCTCCGGGACTGGAACTCCCCGTACGCTCATTCCATGAACGCGTCGTGCTTCAATCTCCCGGAAGAGCAGATGAAGCCCAAGATCAATCATTTCATGCAGTTCCACAACCACCACATCAGGGCGTAG